A genomic stretch from Ictalurus punctatus breed USDA103 chromosome 2, Coco_2.0, whole genome shotgun sequence includes:
- the LOC108257623 gene encoding tripartite motif-containing protein 16-like protein produces MTEASISVDQDQFSCPVCLDLLKDPVAIPCGHSYCKVCINDCWDQEDQKGVYSCSQCRDTFTPRPVLRRNNMLAEVVEKLKKTEVQAASPAHCYAGPGESYLKYLSYMMGPIFILCLAYFMCPDYFCKTDLLQNYELPVLEEGKTEKASGKICSEHNKVLEIYCRTDQSFICYLCTMDKHKGHETVPVVSERAEKQRELKEEQMKSQQRIQEKQKMVPLLKQAVNTMKLSAQTAVEDSERIFTEMISSMEKRRSEVTALIRAQDKAELSRAERLLEQLEQEIADLQRRVTELEELAHTDDHLHFLQSFQPLHVSSGHEDSRSITVNQHLSFDGVRKSLSALKKRLEEFCQEEFIRIPEQAAAVQIILPPEPKSRQDFLQYFCDLTLDPNTVHYYLILSEKNRVVKYSKRKQQYSDHPERFDSYPQVLSKKSVCGRCYWEVEWSVAVYISVSYKDISKKGPGNECGFGRNNQSWSLRCSSFSSLFFYHNNINTDLRVPSSSRIGVYVDYSAGTLSFYSVSDTMKLLHRVHTTFTQPLYAGFRLGFYGSTVRLNKILLM; encoded by the exons ATGACCGAGGCCAGTATTTCAGTAGATCAGGATcagttcagctgtccagtttgtctggatctactgaaggatccggTGGCGATCCCCTGTGGACACAGTTActgtaaggtgtgtattaatgactGCTGGGATCAGGAGGATCAGAAGGGTGTCTACAGCTGTTCTCAGTGCAGAGACACTTTCACTCCGAGGCCTGTTCTACGCAGAAACAACATGCTGgctgaagtggtggagaaactgaagaaaactgaagtccaagctgcttctcctgctcactgttacGCTGGACCTGGAGAGTCCTATCTGAAGTATCTGTCCTATATGATGGGGCCAATCTTTATATTGTGTCTGGCCTATTTCATGTGTCCTGACTACTTCTGCAAAACTGATCTTTTGCAAAACTATGAACTGCCTGTATTGGAAGAGGGGAAGACAGAAAAAGCTTCTGGAAAGATCTGCTCTGAGCATAATAAAGTGCTAGAGATCTACTGTCGTACTGACCAAAGCTTCATCTGTTATCTGTGTACGATGGATAAACACAAAGGTCATGAAACTGTTCCTGTTGTATCAGAAAGAGCAgaaaaacag AGAGAGTTAAAGGAGGagcagatgaaatcccagcagagaatccaggagaagcagaagatGGTGCCGTTGCTGAAACAGGCTGTGAACACTATGAAG ctcagtgcacagacagcagtggaggacagtgagaggatctttactgagatgatcagctccatggagaaaaGGCGCTCGGAGGTGACTGCgctgatcagagctcaggataaggctgaactgagtcgagctgaacgactcctggagcaactggagcaggagatcgCTGATCTTCAGAGGAGAGTCACTGAACTGGAGGAGCTTGCACACACAGATGATCATctccacttcctccag AGTTTCCAGCCTCTCCATGTCTCTTCTGGACATGAGGACTCACGCAGCATCACTGTCAATCaacatctctcatttgatggagtgaggaaatctctctctgctctgaaaAAGAGACTCGAGGAATTCTGCCAGGAGGAATTCATCAGAATCCCTGAACAAG ctgcagcagttCAGATCATTTTACCCCCAGAACCAAAGAGCAGACAAGATTTTCTGCAGT ATTTCTGTGATCTGACTCTGGATCCCAACACAGTACATTATTACCTCATTCTGTCTGAGAAGAACCGAGTGGTGAAGTACAGTAAGAGAAAGCAGCAGTACTCTGatcatccagagagatttgactCCTACCCTCAGGTGTTAAGtaagaagagtgtgtgtggacgctgttactgggaggtggagtggAGCGTTGCTGTGTACATATCAGTCTCATATAAAGACATCAGCAAGAAAGGACCGGGTAATGAGTGTGGGTTTGGACGCAACAATCAGTCCTGGAGTCTGCGgtgttcttctttttcttctctctttttctatcaCAACAACATTAACACTGATCTCAGAGTTCCATCGtcctccagaataggagtgtatgtggattacagtgcaggaactctgtccttctacagtgtctctgacacgatgaagctcctccacagagtccacaccacattcactcagcCTCTATACGCTGGGTTCAGGCTTGGCTTTTATGGATCAACTGTGagattaaataaaatcttaCTAATGTGA